The DNA segment ATACCTTGTTCAGGGAAGACACTGAGACCTGGCCATAGACTGCTTAGATTATACTGATCATTCTAGCAGGTTAAGCAGTTTATCTTGCTTTTGGAGCAACATATCCTTGTTTTATTTGTAGGTTTAGTTGGAAGCAAATATTAGTTTCTTGCAGCTTGAATTTGTCTTAATATGAGATTAGCAATGCAAATGGTTGGGCAAAATTTTATGCATACTTTAAGCAAATGAATGACTTTGCAGTCAGTTGTACCTGAAGATGCCTTTTTTGGCTCTTGGAAGAGATCTGCTCACAATCTTTGGGCCAATAGGTTGCGACGAGCCTCGAGTTTAGCAGAATTTTTACAGGTGGGGATGCATCTGATACTTTCTTCCCTAATAGATATTTGCTTTCAGAATgctataattataaaattcttCCGCTTTACAATGTTTCAGGTTCTTGCTGATTTTGTTACTGCCATCAAAGAAGATTGGTTTTATCAAAATGATAATTCTTCTGGTTCCTATTGCATCCAAGACTACATATTTTCAGACTTTTCAACCGTGCCACATACCTATTCTGCAGTTGCATTATGGATAGTGAAATTGGATTTATTGGTCGCCTCTCATATGGAGAGctgtaaatatcaaaataaatctaaaagctGCAGGTAGACTTGAAGGTACACATTCTCACCATTCCGGGTTTTGCTGTTATGATGCTTTTGTTTTGCATTGTATCTCAATAATTCTAGGGTTCTAGTGTTAATTCAACATTCCTTTGATTGAAGAACACATACTTGCACTATATTCTGTTGTCAATTCTTGTCTTTCTTTTCCATACGTACTCGCCCGCTCATTCCAAGCATGGGTTGTTGAATGGCGTGAGAGGACATTCTAGTGTTATTTGAGTTGGTGGTTACTGACCGATGCTATTTGAGATTATCCTTATTCTTCTTGGTTATGTTAACCAAGGTTTTATTTCTGATGAATACAACTTAATGGGCAATCAATTTATTCTCCATTTTGGCATTCTTTCTTTGGGAAATGGCCTTTCACACTCTCCATCTTAATTTCAATTATTGTCCCGTAACGAATTGCTTTAGGATGATCCTTCTTCTATGAAGTACTCATAATAGAGTATCTCTTGCTCTCACATATCCCATATGTCCTTGGACCGATTTATTTTAGTTCTTTATCATTTTTCTGCCTACCAGTTCCTCCTTTAGTCTGTCCTTAAATAACAAGTTATTATTTCGATAATTCTGACAAGATGTGGGAACATTTAAATGCCATGGTAGGAAAATACACTTCATTTACTTTTAGTTtgtattattgtatatataatgatttaaaaatCTACAACACCAATGGTTGCTCTTTTCATTTTGTGCTCAACTactatataaaatattcaattctCAAAATGGATTTAAGACTTTTGGTGGGATTCATTTGAAATGTTTAGATGTCTATTATCTGGTGTATTTTAAAACGTGATTCCACTTCTGGAACTACTTGGTTTGACAAAAATATTCTCGAAATCGCTTCAAGTAAAATTCACCTCAAGCTTGTTTATTGAATTTCTACTTATTTTCATATCTCTGAGATCATGGTACCTCTATCGACAGCATGTGGTTTCTTGTGTTTGTGCATCAGTAATGGatataaataattcaaattctTTGTTTCATTGTCTTGTGTACATGCAGTGCACGGAGGATCTTTGACATCAGGTACTTTATTAACTAATAGACTTTCCGTGCTGGCCGTGAAGAGAACACTCAAATATGGAAGTGAATCGCCCTTATGACTGACGTTTCGGCTTCTCTGTGAGCGTCATATTTCCAAATTCATTATCGCCAAGATCGAGGAGTTTCAATAGATGCAGCATTGATACGATGTTTAGGTCCGAGACTTGTGTCTTGCccctatttaattttgttagcTCTGTAACATGTACAGCATCGGTGTGGACTCCTGTTGCCCTTAGCTCACATATTGTGAAGAGGTGTGTAAGGGGGATCTCACTTCCCTAAAGATCAAACTAAAAATTTTGTGGTGCGCTTTTTTCTTGATGGTattcaaacattaaaaaaataaacagcCCATGATTTGAATAAGAAATGTATCATCCCATTTTCTTCGTCTTTGCTTAATGTAGTTTATGAGTAAAAAGTATCATACAAAGCATGTGCGAGTGTAGGTATGTAAGTAGGGTAAAAAAACTGAAACAGGGCTTGTATTAAATTTAACAAGACTCCCAAGGatgatttttttcttaattatgaAACTTTTGCTTCATCTGTTATCTTTTCAGTTGAGCTTTGCccgttttttaaatttcataaaattataaacTAAGACATgtaattttcttattattttagaTGAAATTAATGAAGTTGTTTGGATATTTTATGGAAATAAAAAAACATCATGATATTTAAATTGCACATCTGTGTTTCAAGTTTATAGTTTTCCAATATTATCAAATCGACAAATAGATTTTTcctgaaaagaaaaaaaggacCAACAGATTTTAGTGTACTACACGAAATAGCGGACTCATTCTCTAGCATGAACTTATGTGTGATCTATGTTCACCAGTCATTTTACCAATTAAGCAAATGACGCATTGATTTAACAGATAAACATGGAACATAAATTAACAGTGATAACTCGGACATTTCTAGTAAGATGCCTCTGCTAAGATATTGATTAATCAAATGTGATCTTCCTCCTTCATGCATCTTCTGATCCATTGTTTTTAGGCTCAATATCCACAAACCACTTGTTAACTCGTGTTTTAGCTATAATTACCTACcaaataagaagaaaaaatgTTGAGAAGGAAAGAATCTAATGAAACACTAAAGAAATcgagatttcaaaaaaaattttgaatcaaccaataataataaacaaGTACCTGTGCATCCCAATCAGTTTTGCAAGTAATTATAACGAGTATGATAGTTTGGACAAGTGTGCCGGTCAACATTCCAATCCAAACACCCTGTAAAACAAGAAAACTTTTATCACTTAAAATATATCTTGTATTGAATGACAAAATACTTTAATTTCCGATTAAATATTGCCCATAAAAACCAAGTATATATTATGAACTGAGTGTAACTAACCTCAACTTGTAATTTGATGACATAACCAAGAACAACTCCAAGAGGGATTCCAATCAAGTAATAGGATCCCAAATTAACGTATACTACAGTGCTCTGCCATCCGGCGCCAATCGCAACCCCTGTGAATgttgcatttatttattttttttgttcgaAAAATGAGACGATGAATGATGTATTATATATAGATAAGGTCGTCACAAGTAAGTTTACCAGAAAGAACGGGCTGAACGCTGTTGGTGAGCATGGAGAATGCAAGAAGAGGGGACAAGCGAGCCACTTCCGATGCTACTTCATGATTATCGGTGAATATGTAAGCTAGATGTCCTCGCAAGAAGAAGAAAACTATAGACAGAACGAGACCGATCAAAAATGATGTGAGGACTATCACTGCAATCGAGAACTTTGCTGCTTTAGAGTCTCCCCTTCCGAGCTCATTCGCGATACGAACACTACAAGTAAAGAATAGAAGTAGGGAAAGTGAAATCAATTTCCACGAGGTATTATAGAGCAGATACAAAAACAAATCATGGTACCTTGCTGCACCCAAGAAACCAAAAGATATCATCATCTCCCACCCATTGATATTGAGACTGCAAGAAGTAACATATAGCAAGTTCTAGAGTTTCTAGTCTGACTggaaatatgtatatatataaatacagaATCAGGGAAAAGCTAGTTCTACCAGATTGATAGCGCGTCAATTTCAACCTCCGCATTTTTCAAGTTTCCTGTCAAGAGAATCAGTATGGAATTGTACCAGACTTCAAGACTGCCTCCAATAAACGAAACAGATAGTTAAGAACTGTGGATTAAGGGCCTAGAATAAACTGAATATATAAAAACCATCTGCATGAGAATCGTGGATTAATGCTGCAAATCTGACTAAAACTGGCCGAGAAGAAAAAACTAACCAGACCATGGCACCAGCTGACAAAGAAAGCTTGACCACAGGCCAAAGATCTTTGAAAGCTAAGATCGAAAAACCTCTCCACGTTTCTTTACATCCTCCGCACATTATAAATATAAGTTGGCCAATATTGGGGATCCAGTATGCCAAAATAGTGGATACGGCGGCACCAGCGATTCCGAGCTTGTATTCGACTGTCAAAAGCCATGACAGAAAAACATGGATGCATAAAGAAAAAGCAGCCAAATAAGAGATAATCATGTTCTTGCTCTGTGATTGTAGGAAGATTTGACAGCTAAACGACGAGATGTAAGAATATATCACGGGGATGAACCAAACAGAAATAGTTCCCGCCATGTTCGCAATACTTTCGTCCTGTCCTAAAGCATTAAAAATCGGGCCAGCGAAA comes from the Primulina huaijiensis isolate GDHJ02 chromosome 8, ASM1229523v2, whole genome shotgun sequence genome and includes:
- the LOC140983110 gene encoding protein DETOXIFICATION 21-like codes for the protein MENDIHETLLKKAEVKIHGNEEENLKHKLWNESKKMWIVAGPAIFSRFSTFGVNVISQAFIGHIGATELAAFALIITVLVKFTNGLLLGAASGLETICGQAYGARQYHMLGIYLQRSWVVLLLTSTLMLPVFIFAGPIFNALGQDESIANMAGTISVWFIPVIYSYISSFSCQIFLQSQSKNMIISYLAAFSLCIHVFLSWLLTVEYKLGIAGAAVSTILAYWIPNIGQLIFIMCGGCKETWRGFSILAFKDLWPVVKLSLSAGAMVCLEVWYNSILILLTGNLKNAEVEIDALSICLNINGWEMMISFGFLGAASVRIANELGRGDSKAAKFSIAVIVLTSFLIGLVLSIVFFFLRGHLAYIFTDNHEVASEVARLSPLLAFSMLTNSVQPVLSGVAIGAGWQSTVVYVNLGSYYLIGIPLGVVLGYVIKLQVEGVWIGMLTGTLVQTIILVIITCKTDWDAQVIIAKTRVNKWFVDIEPKNNGSEDA